The sequence TGCGCGTGCTCGCACCCCGCGGGTTCATCTTCGATGCGAATTCCCCGCATCTGGATGAGTCGCTGCGGGCTGACGGGTAGCAGGCCTACGCCGAAGCCGCGATCAGGATCAGGACGGCCAGTCAGTGGTGGCGTCGATCCACTTCTGGGTAAGCTCCAGGCCTGAAACCCGAAGATACTCCCGTGCGAAGTTATCGATTGCTCTTCCGAGTTGCTCTATGGATGCGAGACCGTCGTCATACGCATTCACTACCGCAGCCTCAATCCAGTCCGGAACCATTCCAGGAACGGCTAGATGTTTGATCGCTAAATCAGCGCGCTGTACAGGGATCCCCTCAAACCAGCACCACTCATCCGGCCGTAACTCCATGCTGTGGGCGGTTACCTTGTGTGGGACGTCGACCTGTATAACGTTCGGCGTGTAACTGGCAGGTACGGCTACATCGCGACCCTCAGATGTCACGACGAAGGGCCCGACATTTTGCGCCTCTAGGGATGCCTGCCACACCAAGGGCACTACTGTCTCGACAGGAAGACAACGGGTAGCCACAACCACCGGTGCGTAAAGAATCAGGGCGCTACTCCACGAGACATCCGCGTCTCGGAAAACGACATCATCGGCGATCTGTAAATTCTCCGACTCCCCGAAAAATGGCTCAATTATTCCGCGTTTGAGGGCGGCTTTCTCCTGCTCTCGAGTCATTTGCCGAGACGTAATCATCCCGCTTTGGTGGCGGAGCACGTCCAAAACGAACTGCATGGCCTACCATCCTGTCTTAACGCGGCATGTGCCGCCAGATTGGCCGCGGCACCATGCGCATCACCCAGGCAAGGAGCCGGAGTGTGCCGGGGATCCACACGGTGGTGCTGCGCGGGCGGGAGCGCTTTTCATCGGCACGCATGTGCTTGGCGATGTGCTCCGCCACCACGTCCGGCGTCACCGACAGTGGCGCGGGGCGCATGCCCTCGGTCATCGAACCGATGACGAAGCCAGGGCGGGCAGTAATAAGCGCCAGCTCGCTGCCGTGCAGGCGGTCCGCAAGACCCTGGCAGAAGGCGTCGAGCCCCGCCTTCGTCGAGCCGTATACGTAGTTCGCGCGCCGCGCCCGCCAGCCGGCGATGGACGAGAAGGCGACGATGTGGCCGCGGGGCATGACATCGGCAAGCACGGTGAGCATGGACACCTGCGCGAGGTAGTCCACGGCGGCGATGTCGGCCGCGTGCGCCTCGTCACGCTCCGCGCGATCCTGATCGCCCAAGATGCCGAAGGCCACGATCGCCGTGGTGATTTCCTCCCCCGCCACCTGTTCGGCGCGGCGCACCACGTCGCGGTGGGATGCGCAGTCGGTCGCGTCGAAGGCGATGCGGTGCACCGCGCTCGCTCCACACTCCGGGGAACTCAGGCGGGAGACGGTGGTGTTGAGGGCGGCATCGTCAAGCGCCGCGTTGTGCAGCTCGGCGTCGCCACGAGGCCGGGCGGCCAGCACCACGGTGCGGCCCCGGCAGATCCGCGCGGCGAGCTCGCCACCGATGTCGCTGCGCCCGCCCAGGACGAGGACCGCGCCGTCTTCCTTTCCGGCCGGCATCTAGCACAGCTCCCGCGGTCCGTTGTTCAGCGAGCGCGCCCCACTGGCCTCCACGACCACGATGTCTTCCAAGCGCATGCCCCACTTGTCCGCGACGTAGATGCCCGGCTCGATGGAAAAGCACATGCCCTCCGTCAGCGGGGTGTCATTGCCCTGCATGATGAACGGATCCTCGTGGCCACTCAGCCCGATGCCGTGGCCTAAGCGGTGGAAGAACGCGTCGCCGTAACCGGCCGCCTCGATGATGTCGCGGGCGGCGGAGTCGATCTCCTGCGCCGTCACCCCGGGACGCACGGCGTCAAAGGCGGCGCGGTAGGCGCGGTACAAGACGTCGTAGGCGGCGCGGAAGTCCTCCGGCGCGGCTTGAGAGTCACCCCCGACGACGTAGGTGCGCGTGCAGTCCGAGTGGTAGCCGGCGCCTAAGGTGCCGCCGAGATCCACCACGACCGGCTCGCCGGCGCGCAGCACGCGGTCGGAGAAGTCGTGGTGCGGGTCGGCGCCGTTGGGGCCGGAGCCGACGATGACGAAGTCGATGCTGTCGTGCTCGGCGAGGATAAGCTCGGACAGCTTGTCCGCCACCTGCTTCTCAGTCACCCCCGGGGTCAGTAGCTCCGGGACGGCCGCGTGCACGCGGTCAATCGCCGCGGCGGCCTGGCCAAGTTGCGCCACTTCTTCGGCGCCCTTGCGGTAGTAGAGATCCGACAGCAGGTCGGCGGTAAGCACCCAGTCGCGGCGCTCAGCGGGATCGCGCTTCTGGATGCGCAGGACGTGGTCGGCCGTCAGTGAGCTGCTCAGGCCGATGGTGGCGCCAGCCGGGGCCTCGCCCAGAGCGTTCCACACCAGTGCGTACGGGTCCTGGCCATCGGCCCACTGCTTGATGTCCACGTCGAGCTCTCCGATGGGAGAGCGCCGGATATCGCCCATGTCGGTGGAGAGGACAATAACCGTCGCGCGCCCCGCGGCGGGGATGACCAGGCTGGTCAGCCGCTCATGCGAGGAGGCCCAGCTGCCGGTGAAGTACGCGAACTCGGCACCGGTGGCGATGACCGCGCCGGCAGCGCCGGCTTCGCGGACGGCCTGCTGCGCGCGCTCGATGCGCTCCGAGTACAACTCAGGGCCGAAAGTGGACGGGATGGAGTCGGGTGTCTCAGTCATGGCACACACCTTAGTGCGCCGGGCTTAGGCGCCGATAGCCACCACGCCGCGCTGGATCGCGTCGATAGCCCGCCGTGCGTTGGCGCGAATATCCTCGCCGTAGCCGGTCTTGGCCACCTGCTGGAGAAGATCGACCACCTGCCGGCACCAGCGGACGAAGTCACCGGCGGTCAGCTGCGCGCCCGACTCTGCGGCCGCGGCCAGGCAGTAGCCCAAAGGCGCTCCCGCCGCCCACTGGTGGATGGCCAGGGCAAACTCGGCCTCCGGTTCACGGGTAACGGGCAGCTGGTTGCGCTGCTCGTCGGCGGCCAGTTCGCTCCACACTCGGACGGTGGCGTTGGCGGCATCCACCATCTCCTCCGTGGGCAGTTCGGGCTGCCCGGCGGTGGATTTGCGGTTTTCAAACACGCACAGTGAGCTCACCCCGGCCAGCTCTGCCGGATCCAGACCGTCCCAGATGCCGCGCTTGAGGCACTGTGCCACCAGCAGATCCGACTCGCTGTGGATTTTGGCCAGCCGCTCGCCTTCTTCGGTGACCACTGGGACCCGGTCCGGGCCAATGCCATCGAATTCCACGTAGTCCATCTGCGCCAAAAGCCCCACGATGCGCTCGAAGGTGCGGCCCAGGGTGTCCGTGGCGCGCTCCACCCGCTTTTCCATCTTCTCCAGCTCGCGCTCGCGGCGGTCCAGCCGGTGCCCGATATTTGCCAGCTGTTCGCGGTCCAAGGCCGGCCAGTTGTGCGCCGGGTGCTCGCGAATGGCCTCGCGCAGCTCGGTGATCTTCTTCGTCGGCCGCACGCGCGGTTTCAGCCGCATCTTCTTCGGGCGGTGGAACTTCTCGCGCTTGAGCGCGTTGACCACAAAGCGCGAGTTCTTCCGCGGGTTCTTCCGCACCTGGCGCGGCAGCTTCATTCGGCCGACGGAAATAGGCGGGTTATCGATGCCGGCTACGTCAATCCGGCCCGACCAGCCGGTTTCCGTGGTCACCCACGGCCGGGGATCGGCCGACTGGTTAGCCGCGGTATTGACCACCGCGAGCGTGGGGCCTTTTCGCCCTGCCAGCGCGACGACCTCGCCTTCCTGCATCTTGGCCAGCACGGTGCGCACTTCCTGGGTGCGCTGCTCGACCGAATGCGCCTGGGCGGCGCGTTCCTCATCGGTCAGCGCGCGGCGCAGCGCGACGTAGTCCATCAGCAGCGTCTGCGCATCCTCACCATCGGCCACCGGCGGCGCAAAGGTCTCTACCGCCTCGGCCAGTTGCTGTTCCAGCTCGGCGACGCGCTGCTCCGCCCGCTCAATCTCGCGCGTTTCTTCCACCACGGATCCGTTCGCTTGGAACTGCGCAAACGACTTCTCGATGAGCCGCAGCGAGTCATCGAAACCGAGCATGCCCAGCAGGTTGATGGCCATGTTGTACCCCGGGGCGAACGTGGAATTCAGCGGGTAGGTGCGCGTGGAGGCAAGGCCTGCCACCTGCCGCGGATCCATGGCCGGCGCCCACAGCACGACCGCGTTGCCTTGCGTGTCGATGCCACGCCGGCCCGCGCGCCCCGTCAGCTGCGTGTACTGCCCCGGCGTGAGATCCACGTGCGACTCGCCATTAAATTTGATGAGCTTTTCCAGCACCACCGTGCGCGCCGGCATGTTGATCCCCAGCGCGAGCGTCTCAGTGGCGAAGACGGCCCGCACCAGCCCGCGCACGACGAGATCTTCCACAATGTGGCGAAATGCCGGCAGCATACCGGCGTGGTGGGCGGCGAAACCGCGGGAGAGCACCTCGCGCCACTGCCGGAAGTTAAGCACCTGGAGATCCTCTTCCGGGATGCCTTCCACCCCGGCATCGATGATCTCTTTGATCTGCTGCGCTTCCTCCGGCTCGGTCAGGCGCATCCGCGAGCGGTAGCACTGGTAGAGGGCGCCGTCGCAGCCGGCGCGGGAGAAGATGAAGGTGATGGCCGGCAGCATCTCCTGCCCCTGCAGGAGCTTGAGCACCTCCGGCCGGCCGAGGGGGCGGTACTTGTCCTGCGGGCGCGGCGCGCCGCTGCGCCGGCGGGAATCCCGGCCCTTCTCCGCGCCCTTGTTGCGCTTGGCCAGTGCACGCGAGCGAAAGCCCTTCCCGGAGACGTAGTCGGCTTTGCCCTGGTTGGCATCGCGCTCCTCGAGGCGCTGGACGCGTTGCACCAGTTCCGGGTTGACCTCGCCGGTCGTGCCCGGCTCGAAAAGTGGGTAGACCTTGTGCCCGATGAGCATCCACTGGTCCAGCGGGACCGGGCGATGCTCGGAGACGATGACCTTGGTATCGCCGCGCACGGCAGAAAGCCACTCGCCGAATTCCTCGGAGTTCGACACCGTGGCCGATAGCCCGATGATGTTGACCGACTCGTCAAGGTTCAAGATGATTTCTTCCCACACGGCGCCGCGGGCGGCATCGGCAAGAAAGTGAATCTCGTCCATCACCACGTGGGTAAGCCGGTCCAGGGCCCGCGAGCCCGCGTAGATCATGTTGCGTAAGACCTCGGTGGTCATCACGACGATCTCGGCGTGGGGGTTGACGGAGACATCGCCAGTCAGCAGGCCCACGGCGTCCTCGCCGTGTTCTGCGACGAGGTCGTGGTACTTCTGGTTGCTCAGCGCCTTGATGGGCGTGGTGTAAAAGCACTTCGTGCCGCGGGAGAGCGCCAGGGAGACGGCGAACTCGCCCACGATGGTCTTGCCGGCGCCGGTGGGAGCGCATACGAGCACTCCCCGATCGTCCTCGACGGCCTGACAGCCCTCGAGCTGGAAGTCATCCAGCGGGTACGGCAGGGCGGCGGAAAACTCAGCAAGATGCGACGTGGCCATAGTGGCCTAGACTACCTGCCGCTATAGCACGTCGTCGAAGGGATTGGCCCCTGCATTGTCGTGGCGGACCGGTGCCGGTTTGGCCACCGGCTGGGAGGTGACCGGCTGGGGTGCATCCATCCCGCCGGGGGCGGTATCTAACGCGGAGGCCTCCTCATCGTCGAGGCCGAGCCATTCGGGGCGCTCGCGCCCGCGGCGCTTGTCGTGGATACGACAGAACTGGAACGACAGCTCGACCAGGATGATGAGCGCCAGGGACAAGATGATCATCGTGAACGGATCCTGGCCGGGTGTGGCCACCGCCGCGAAGATGGTGATGGCCACGATGATGATGCGGCGCTTGTCTTTGATCGCGTCGTAGCGCAACAGGCCCAAGAGGTTGAGCGTGACCACGACCAGCGGCACCTCGAAGCTCACACCGAAAATGACGAGGAACCCCAGCAGGAAGCTGAAGTACTCCTTACCGGTCAGACCGGCCGCCTGATACTGATCGCCCACCGAGACGAGGAACTCGAGGCCGATGGAGACCACCGCGTAGGCCAACACCGCGCCGAGGACAAAAAGCAGCACCGCCACCGAGACGAAGCTAAAGGTGAACTTGCGCTCCTTGCGCAAAAGGCCCGGGGTGATAAACGCCCACACCTGGTAAAGCCAGAACGGCGAGGACAACACCAGCCCCGCAAGCCCCGCGATCTTGAGGCGCAGCAGGAGCATCTCGAACGGGCTCGTGGCCAACAGGCGGCACTCGCCGTCGCCGGTGAAGTCAGCGCGCAGGTTATCCGGCAGCGAGCAGTACGGCCCGCGC is a genomic window of Corynebacterium massiliense DSM 45435 containing:
- a CDS encoding SDR family oxidoreductase, producing MPAGKEDGAVLVLGGRSDIGGELAARICRGRTVVLAARPRGDAELHNAALDDAALNTTVSRLSSPECGASAVHRIAFDATDCASHRDVVRRAEQVAGEEITTAIVAFGILGDQDRAERDEAHAADIAAVDYLAQVSMLTVLADVMPRGHIVAFSSIAGWRARRANYVYGSTKAGLDAFCQGLADRLHGSELALITARPGFVIGSMTEGMRPAPLSVTPDVVAEHIAKHMRADEKRSRPRSTTVWIPGTLRLLAWVMRMVPRPIWRHMPR
- a CDS encoding DEAD/DEAH box helicase — translated: MATSHLAEFSAALPYPLDDFQLEGCQAVEDDRGVLVCAPTGAGKTIVGEFAVSLALSRGTKCFYTTPIKALSNQKYHDLVAEHGEDAVGLLTGDVSVNPHAEIVVMTTEVLRNMIYAGSRALDRLTHVVMDEIHFLADAARGAVWEEIILNLDESVNIIGLSATVSNSEEFGEWLSAVRGDTKVIVSEHRPVPLDQWMLIGHKVYPLFEPGTTGEVNPELVQRVQRLEERDANQGKADYVSGKGFRSRALAKRNKGAEKGRDSRRRSGAPRPQDKYRPLGRPEVLKLLQGQEMLPAITFIFSRAGCDGALYQCYRSRMRLTEPEEAQQIKEIIDAGVEGIPEEDLQVLNFRQWREVLSRGFAAHHAGMLPAFRHIVEDLVVRGLVRAVFATETLALGINMPARTVVLEKLIKFNGESHVDLTPGQYTQLTGRAGRRGIDTQGNAVVLWAPAMDPRQVAGLASTRTYPLNSTFAPGYNMAINLLGMLGFDDSLRLIEKSFAQFQANGSVVEETREIERAEQRVAELEQQLAEAVETFAPPVADGEDAQTLLMDYVALRRALTDEERAAQAHSVEQRTQEVRTVLAKMQEGEVVALAGRKGPTLAVVNTAANQSADPRPWVTTETGWSGRIDVAGIDNPPISVGRMKLPRQVRKNPRKNSRFVVNALKREKFHRPKKMRLKPRVRPTKKITELREAIREHPAHNWPALDREQLANIGHRLDRRERELEKMEKRVERATDTLGRTFERIVGLLAQMDYVEFDGIGPDRVPVVTEEGERLAKIHSESDLLVAQCLKRGIWDGLDPAELAGVSSLCVFENRKSTAGQPELPTEEMVDAANATVRVWSELAADEQRNQLPVTREPEAEFALAIHQWAAGAPLGYCLAAAAESGAQLTAGDFVRWCRQVVDLLQQVAKTGYGEDIRANARRAIDAIQRGVVAIGA
- the tatC gene encoding twin-arginine translocase subunit TatC yields the protein MTTHPQAGQKKKRGLKLPARKKKNPTGEMTLVEHLKELRYRLILAVVAVLCGTIVGFIWYQTAPPGIPPLGEMLRGPYCSLPDNLRADFTGDGECRLLATSPFEMLLLRLKIAGLAGLVLSSPFWLYQVWAFITPGLLRKERKFTFSFVSVAVLLFVLGAVLAYAVVSIGLEFLVSVGDQYQAAGLTGKEYFSFLLGFLVIFGVSFEVPLVVVTLNLLGLLRYDAIKDKRRIIIVAITIFAAVATPGQDPFTMIILSLALIILVELSFQFCRIHDKRRGRERPEWLGLDDEEASALDTAPGGMDAPQPVTSQPVAKPAPVRHDNAGANPFDDVL
- a CDS encoding M24 family metallopeptidase, coding for MTETPDSIPSTFGPELYSERIERAQQAVREAGAAGAVIATGAEFAYFTGSWASSHERLTSLVIPAAGRATVIVLSTDMGDIRRSPIGELDVDIKQWADGQDPYALVWNALGEAPAGATIGLSSSLTADHVLRIQKRDPAERRDWVLTADLLSDLYYRKGAEEVAQLGQAAAAIDRVHAAVPELLTPGVTEKQVADKLSELILAEHDSIDFVIVGSGPNGADPHHDFSDRVLRAGEPVVVDLGGTLGAGYHSDCTRTYVVGGDSQAAPEDFRAAYDVLYRAYRAAFDAVRPGVTAQEIDSAARDIIEAAGYGDAFFHRLGHGIGLSGHEDPFIMQGNDTPLTEGMCFSIEPGIYVADKWGMRLEDIVVVEASGARSLNNGPRELC